From Pseudoramibacter sp.:
TTAGAAAACGGACATATGGTCACAGCACATATTTCTGGGAAACTGCGTATGAATTACATCCGCATTTTGCCGGGAGATGAAGTTACTCTCGAACTTTCTCCGTACGATTTAGACCGCGGCCGCATCGTGTGGCGCGGAAAAGGCCGGTCATAATTATTAAATCTAAATAAGGAGAGCAACATGAAAGTCAGACCATCTGTAAAACCAATGTGCGAAAAATGCAAAGTTATTAAACGTCATGGCAAAGTCATGGTGATTTGCGAAAACCCGAAGCACAAACAAAGACAAGGCTAATCGGTAAGGCCAAAATTATTTTTAGATCATCAATGTGGAAGCGGCTGTCAACACATTTTTGATAAAGAGGTTCGGATCCAAAACCGTATCGCCTGATGGCGATTAGATCCGGCGGACATGGGCTGTTATTGTCACTTCGCAGCTCAGATCATATTTACACATGATTCAGGAGGTAGAAAACTTATGGCAAGAATTGCCGGAGTTGACTTGCCGCGCGACAAGCGTGTCGAAGTCGGCTTGACTTACATCTATGGCATTGGAAGAGCAACTTCCCAGCAGATTCTTAAAGAAGTCAACATCAACCCTGATACACGGGTCAAAGATTTGACAGAAGCTGAAGTTGGGGCTTTACGTAATATTCTCGATGAAAAATACACCGTTGAAGGTGACCTTCGCCGAGAAGTGAACATGAACATCAAACGCTTGATCGAAATCGGCTCATACCGCGGTATGAGACATCGTCGCGGTCTTCCTGTTCGTGGCCAGCGTTCCAAGACAAACGCCAGAACACGCAAGGGACCGAAGAAGACGGTTGGTCGTTCTAAGAAAGATGCATAATTAAGGAGGTTGAAAATTGGCTAAGGCTGTAAGATCTAAGAAAAGAAAGATCAAAAAGAATGTTGAACGCGGTCAAGTACACATTCAATCTTCTTTTAACAATACAATTGTAACCATTACGGACAATGCAGGCAACGCGCTTTCATGGGCTTCCGCTGGGGAAATGGGATTCAGAGGTTCTAAGAAGAGCACCCCGTTTGCCGCACAGATGGCCAGCGAACAGGCAGCAAAATTAGCGATGGAACACGGCTTGAGAAGCGTTGAAGTCAACGTTAAAGGACCAGGTTCCGGACGTGAAGCTGCGATTAGAGCACTTCAGGCTGCCGGCCTTGAAATTACAGTTATCCGCGACGTGACGCCGATTCCGCACAACGGCTGCCGTCCACCGAAGCGCAGAAGAGTCTGATTGGAGGTATATAGAGAATGGCGAGATATACAGAAGCTTCATGCCGTCAATGCAGACGCGAAGGCATGAAATTATACTTAAAAGGCGAAAGATGCTACTCAAAAGACAAATGTGCTTTTGACAAACGCCCGACACCACCAGGTGGCGCAGGCAAACGCCGTGCAAAACTTTCTGAATACGGCATGCAGCTTCGCGAAAAACAGAAAGTTAAAAGAATTTACGGCGTCCTGGAAAAACAGTTCAGACATTATTTTGATGTCGCTGAAAAACAGCAGGGGATTACCGGGGACAACTTGTTATTCCTGCTCGAACAGAGACTGGACAACGTCGTTTACCGTTTAGGCCTGGCTTCTTCCAGAAAAGAAGCGAGACAGCTGGTGCTTCACGGCCACTTCACCGTCAACGGCAAACGCGTCAACGTGCCGTCCTACGAAGTGAAAGTCGGAGATGAAATCGCCGTTGCCGATGGCAGCAAGAAATCATCCAAATTCAAAGATATCATTGAAGCAACAGAAAACAGAGCCATTGTTCAATGGTTAACGGTCGATTTTGACAAAATGACTGGGAAAGTGGTCAGCAAACCGACACGCGAAGATATCGATATTGAAATTGCAGAACATCTCATCGTCGAATTGTATTCCAAGTAATCAAGGGAACCGTTGGAGCCCTCGTGTTTTGGATGCTTGTTTTTATTTTAGGAGGGTATCGATTTTATGATCGAATTCGAAAAGCCAATCATCAAGAATGTTGATAGATCCGAAGATAATACCTATGGAAAATACACGGTCGAACCCCTTGAACGTGGATACGGGACAACCTTGGGCAACAGCCTGAGAAGAATTATGCTTTCGTCTCTTCCAGGTGTTGCCATTACATCTGTCAAGATTAATGATGTGCGTCATGAATTTTCGACGATTGAAGGCATTAGAGAAGATGTTATCGAAATTTTATTGAATCTGAAGGGCCTTTGCGCAAAAATGTACACCGATGAACCTCAGATCATCCGTATCGAAGCTAAAGGTGAAGGCGAAGTTACGGCAAAGGACATCATCTGCGGTCCGGAAGTTGAAATCATCAATCCGGATATGCACATTTGCACAATGGCCAATGACGCGGTCCTGAACATGGAAATGAAACTGGAACGCGGCCGCGGCTACAGACCGTCAGAAAAGAACAAATACGACGGCATGCCGATTGGCACCCTGCCGATGGATTCAATATTTTCACCTATCCGGAAAGTGATTTTCCGGGTTGAAGATACTCGAGTTGGACAAGTAACAGACTTTGACAAACTGACCCTCGAAGTCTGGACAGACGGAACGATGACGCCGGAAGAAGCGTTGTCTTTGTCGGCGAAAGTCATGAATGACCATTTGAAACTGTTCATTGATTTAACAGAAGAAGCTGAACATGTCGAAACGATGGTCGAACGTGAAGAAAATGAAAAAGAACGGATTAAGGAAATGTCCATCGAAGAACTGGAACTTTCCGTTCGTTCGAGCAACTGCCTGAGACGGGCAAATATCGATACAGTTGAAAAATTGACTCAGAAGACAGAAGAAGATATGATGAAGGTCCGCAACCTCGGACGCAAGTCATTGAACGAAATCAAGCGCAAGCTCGCAGAAATGGGACTGTCGCTGAGCCAGGAAGATAAAACGAAGGAGTAATAAGAATGGCTGGTTACAGAAAACTGGGAAGAACATCCGCCCAAAGAAAAGCCATGCTCAGAAATTTAACCACCGCACTTCTGGAACAAGGTCGCATTCAAACGACTTTAACCCGCGCCAAAGAAGTGAGAAGAATGGCTGAAAAAATGGTTACATTGGGAAAACGCGGCGATTTGCATGCAAGAAGACAGGCTTTGGCTTATATCACAAGCGAAGATGTCGTGACGCAGCTCTTTGAAGAAATTGCACCAAAATATGCAGACCGCAACGGCGGATACACAAGAATCTACAAGATGGGTCCCCGCCGCGGTGATGCGGCAGAAGTCGCCATCATCGAAATGGTCTAATCATCATAAAAAGATCGACGAAAAGGCTGAAGTTTAAAGACTTTAGCCTTTTTTATTTTGCAAGTCTCACAATTTGTATTATAATGGCATGCGGGAATTGTTCTCAAATATGAGTTTAAAAGGATATACACATGAATGAGCAAACGGCTTATATCAAGGATGTAAACAATCAGAGACCGTCTGATCAGCCCATTATCCGCGTGGAAAATCTGTCTTACGCCTATCCGGTTGAAGATGAGAATCAAACGCCGAAACAGGCCTTGAAAGATATCAATCTGACAGTGAATCCGGGGGAATTTGTGGGCATTATCGGCCACAACGGTTCGGGAAAATCGACCTTGTCTAAAATCTTAAACGGGATCATTGTGCCCGATTCGGGCGATGCCTGGATCGAAGGCATGAACACCAAAGATGCGGAGAAAATTTGGGACATCCGAAAAACGGCGGGGATGGTTTTTCAGAATCCGGACAATCAGCTGGTTTCGTCAGTGGTTGAAACCGACGTCGCCTTCGGCATGGAAAACCTCGGCGTGCCTTCTGATCAAATCAAAGAAAAGGTGACAGAGGTTTTGGAAATGGTCGGGATGTCGGACTACCGCAAGGCGCGTCCTCATCAGCTGTCAGGGGGGCAGAAGCAGCGCATTGCCATCGCCGGGATTCTGGCCATGAATCCGGACTGCATCATTTTTGACGAACCGACGGCCATGCTCGACCCCAACGGCCGGGCGGAAGTCATGAAGACCATTTTGGACCTCAACCGCAGCCACGGCATGACCGTGCTGCACATTACCCACTACATGTCTGAACTGGTCGACGCCGACCGCATTGTGGTCATGGACAGCGGGCGCATCGTGGCCGTGGGCACCCCCCGGCAGATCTTTTCAAAAGTCGCGATGTTAAAGCAGATCGGCCTGGACGTGCCGCAGATGACAGAACTGGCCTATCTGCTCAGAGAGGACGGTTACGATCTGCCCCAGGATATTCTCACGATTAGGGAAATGGTGGAAGCTTTATGTCACTGAAAATAGAACATTTGGATCATATTTACGCAGCGGGCTCGCCCTTTGAATTCCAGGCGCTGAAAGACATCAACGTGGAACTCGAAGACGGCTGCTTCATCGCGCTGATCGGCCACACCGGTTCGGGAAAATCCACGCTGATCCAGCACCTCAACGGGCTCATCGAGCCGACGTCGGGGACGGTGTACTTAAACGGCAAGGACATTTTTGACCAGTCCAAAGAGGAGCTGATTCAGACCCGGTTTTCCGTGGGCCTGGTTTTTCAGTACCCGGAACATCAGCTTTTTGAAGAAACCGTGGCAAAAGACGTCGCGTTCGGGCCGAAAAACCTCAAGCTTTCTGCTGACGAAATTCACGAACGGGTCAAATGGGCCATTGAAATGGTGGGCCTGGACTACGAAAAGATCAAGGATGTGTCGCCCTTTGAACTTTCCGGCGGACAGATGCGCCGGGTCGCCATCGCCGGGGTGCTGGCCATGCGCCCAGAAGTGTTGATTCTCGATGAACCGACCGCCGGGCTCGATCCCCACGGCCGGGACATGATTCTCGGACAGATTCAGAAACTCCACGACGCGACCCACAACACCGTGATTCTGGTTTCCCACAGCATGGAAGATGTGGGCCGGTACGCCGACCGCATTCTTGTGATGTATCACGGGAAAGCCGTGTATTACGACACGCCGACCCAGGTGTTCAGGCATGTGGATGAACTTGAAAAAATGGGGCTGGCGGTGCCTCAGGTGAAATACCTCATGCGGGAATTAAAAAAGCGGAATCCTGAAATCAATGACGATCTGTTTACGGTCGAAGACGCCCGGGACGAAATTGAACGCGTATTAGGAAGGGGACACCATGTTTAAAGATATCACATTAGGACAATACTACCCGACCGATTCCGTGATTCACCGCCTGGACCCGAGGACGAAAATCAATTTTACCTTCGCGTACATCATTCTGCTCTTCGTGGTCAACAATCCCGTGGGCTATCTGATTGCCATCGGCATTCTGGCCCTGGTGATCGCCCTGTCCAAAATTCCTTTTGTTTATGTGGTCCGGGGCCTCAAGCCTCTGATCTTCATCGTCGTGCTGACCTTTGTGCTCAACATGTTCATGACGCCGGGACAGGTGCTCTGGCAGTGGAAGTTCCTGCACATTTCCAGACAGGGGCTCAAGCTTTCGATTTTTATGTCCCTGCGCTTGATCCTGCTCGTCACCGGGACGTCGATCATGACCTTGGCGACGTCTCCCATGGATTTGACTGACGGGATGGAAGCCGACATGTCTGTGATTCCGGGCATTAAGCGCTTCGCCCACGATCTGGCTATGATGATGTCCATCGCCCTGCGTTTTATTCCGACTCTCATGGAAGAAACCGACAAAATCATCAAGGCTCAGAAGGCCCGGGGCGCCGACTTTGAAACCGGCAATCTCATCGAAAGGGCGAAGGCCCTGATTCCGATTCTGGTGCCGCTTTTTGTCTCGGCTTTCAGACGGGCCGACGAACTGGCGACGGCCATGGAAGCCCGGTGCTACCGCGGCGGCGCCGGCCGGACCCGGATGTACGTGCTGGCGTATGAAAAACGGGACACCGTCGCTTATCTGGTGCTGGCCGCCACGGCAGCGGCGATGATTTTGTCGCGTTTTATCCAGTACCCGTGGCCCTTTCCCTTTAATTAAGCGATGAAAAATATAGCCCTTGTGATTGCTTACCGCGGCGGCGCCTTCGCTGGGTGGCAGATTCAGAAAAACGCACAAACCGTCGAGGGAAATCTCAAAAAGGCGATCCGGGAAGTGACCGGAGAAGACGTCGTCGTTTACGGCGCAGGCCGCACCGACGCCGGCGTTCACGCCCGGGGACAGCGGGCCAATTTCAAGACCGCCTCGGCCATTCCCGCAGACCGTTTCGCTTTTGCTCTTAATGCCCATCTGCCCGAAGCTGTCCGGGTGATGCAGAGCTTTGAAGTGCCCATGGCTTTTCACAGCCGTTACGACGCCAAGGGCAAATGCTACACCTACCGGGTGTACCGCGGGCGGATCGCAGATCCCCTGATGGCGGATTACAGCTGGCAGTACGGCTATGCTTTGGATGTGGACAAAATCCGGAAAGCGGCCCGTGCTGTGATCGGCACCCACGATTTCAAGAGTTTTCAGGCGGCGGGCTCGTCGGCGAAGACGTCGGTCAGACGGGTGGACCGCATCGAAGTTAAGGAATCGGGGCCGATGCTGATTCTTCACTATTACGGAAACGGCTTTTTGTACAATATGGTGCGCATTTTGACGGGGACGCTTTTAGCCATCGGTTCGGGCAAACTGCCAGAAGACAGCATGCCGGCCATCATCGCGGCGAAAAGCCGGAAAGCAGCCGGTGTGACCGCCCCGGCCAAGGGACTGGAGCTCACCCGGGTTTATTATTAAAATTATTTCATAAAACTTTGAAAAAGAATTGACATAGAAAAGCAATTTATAATATAATGCGTTTTAGGCTTTCATGTACCTCTGCCCCTAGGTACAAAATGATATAAGGGTCCGGCAGTCACTGGATCCGGTCATTTCGCTTTCGATAATTTCCCACTTTTATCGAAAAAATAATCACAATCAAGGAGGATATGAGATGAAAGCATATGCCACAAAAATGGCTAAATCTCAGGATATAGATCGCAAATGGTACGTCGTGGACGCAACAGACAAGGTGCTGGGCCGTCTCGCGGCTGAAGTTGCCAACGTATTGAGAGGCAAGAACAAACCCTGCTACACTCCTCATGCTGACTGCGGCGACTTTGTCATTATTGTCAACGCTGACAAGATCAGATTAACAGGCAAAAAGCTGGATCAGAAGCTTTACAAAACGTATTCCGGCCATCCGGGCGGACTGAAAGAATTGGCTTACCGTCAGTTCCTGGCAGAAAAACCGGCACAGCTCGTCTATAAAGCCGTTCGCGGCATGGTGCCTCACAACAAACTTGGTGATCAAGTCATGACGAAACTGCGCGTTTACGCAGGTCCGGATCATCCCCATGCGGCACAACAGCCAGAAACATTGGCACTGTAATCTGAGAGAGGTGTAGAATATGGCAAAAGTACAATATTTTGGAACAGGTAGAAGAAAAGAATCTGTCGCACGTGTGCGTTTACTCCCGGGCGACGGCAAATTTACAATTAACGGCCGCGACATCGACGATTATTTTGGTCTCGAAACCTTGAAAATGATCGCCCGTCAGCCACTGGCACTGACCAACACCACAGACAGCTTTGACGTGGTCGTCAATGTTTACGGCGGCGGTTTCAACGGACAGGCCGGCGCCATCCGCCACGGCATTGCCCGCGCATTGGTTGAAGCAGACATCAATCTGCGTCCGGAACTGAAAAAGGCTGGTTTCCTGACACGTGATGACAGAATGGTCGAACGTAAGAAATACGGTCTCAAAAAAGCGCGCCGCGCACCGCAGTTCTCTAAACGTTAATTTTATTCTTTTGAATTTTTTGAGTCAAAAGCAAACAGTCCCGGGGACATCTCGTCCCGGGGCTTTTTTTGTGGCGGCGTCCTTTTTTTAAAAAATTGCGAGATTTTGGTTCAAATTCATCAAAATGTGATATAGTAAGTGAAAATATCGTTAATGACTGAAAGATTGATTGAAAGCATTTTCATCAACTTGTAATTAAATGAAAGTTACTGTAAAATAATAGGGTTAACGTATTGAATAAAATTGATGATAGATAATCTGTAACTATAGGAGAAATGAATGAAACAAGAAAATCCGATTATTAATATCGCGGTGATTGCCCACGTCGATGCGGGCAAATCCACGCTGGTCGACGCCTTCCTCGCTCAGAGCCATGTTTTCAGAGACAATCAGAAAGTGGTCGACTGCGTCATGGATTCCAACGACCTCGAACGGGAACGGGGCATCACCATTTATTCGAAAAACTGCTCGATCATGCACAACGGCATTAAGATTAATATCGTCGACACCCCCGGGCACGCCGATTTCTCATCAGAAGTGGAACGGATCTTAAAGACCGTCGATACCGTTATCCTGCTGGTGGATGCCAGCGAAGGGCCTATGCCTCAGACCCGCTTTGTTTTAAACAAATCTCTGGAACAGGGCCTGCGCCCGATTCTGTTCATCAACAAGATCGATAAAAAAGACCAGCGCGCCGAAGAAGTGGTCGATGAAGTTTTCGACCTCTTCGTCGAACTTCACGCCAACGACGAACAGCTGGATTTCCCGATTCTTTACGGCATTGCCAAAGAAGGGATCGCGAAGTACGAACTCGATGATGACAGCACAGATCTGACCCCGCTGTTCGACACCATCATCAAACACGTCGGTATCCAGGAAGACTACAGCCTGGAACCCCTCCAGATGCAGATCTCGACTCTGGCTTACGACGACTACATCGGCCGCCTGGGCATTGGCCGGGTTTCAAGAGGGACGATCCACGAAGGAGATCAGCTGGAAGTCGCCAAACGGGACGGCAGCTTTGAAAAAGTCAAAGTCAATCAGGTCTTTGTGTACAAAGGCTTGTCCAGAGTGCCGGTGAAATCGGCGCCGGCAGGGGACATCGCGGTGGTTTCCGGGATTCCGGACATTTCCATCGGCGAAACCATCGGCGAAATCAATCAGGTTCAGCCCATGGAAATGATCGAAATTGAAAAGCCGACTTTGTCCATGAACTTCTTCGTCAACACCTCGCCTTTTGCAGGGCAGGAAGGGGAATTCATCACGACCCGCCATCTCAAGGCCCGCCTTGAAAAAGAACTGGAAGTCAACGTCGGGATGGAAGTGGAACCTCTGCCAGACACCACCGAAGGCTTTAAGGTCTCGGGGCGAGGCGAACTGCACCTGTCGATTTTGATTGAAAACATGCGCCGCGAAGGCTATGAACTCGCGGTTTCCAAGCCGGAAGTCATTTTCAGAACCGATGAAAGCGGCCATAAGACCGAACCGATCGAAGAAGTGGTGGTCAATGTGCCGGACGCTTATTCCGGAACCGTCATCGCTAAACTGAACCAGCGCAAGGGGATGATGACCGAAATGTCTTCAGAAGAAGGCTGGACCGACATGACCTTTGAAGTGCCGACCCGTGGTCTTCTGGGCTATCAGAGCGAATTCATCAACGACACCCACG
This genomic window contains:
- the infA gene encoding translation initiation factor IF-1 — translated: MSKKNVIELKGKVVEALPNTVFKVELENGHMVTAHISGKLRMNYIRILPGDEVTLELSPYDLDRGRIVWRGKGRS
- the rpmJ gene encoding 50S ribosomal protein L36, which gives rise to MKVRPSVKPMCEKCKVIKRHGKVMVICENPKHKQRQG
- the rpsM gene encoding 30S ribosomal protein S13 produces the protein MARIAGVDLPRDKRVEVGLTYIYGIGRATSQQILKEVNINPDTRVKDLTEAEVGALRNILDEKYTVEGDLRREVNMNIKRLIEIGSYRGMRHRRGLPVRGQRSKTNARTRKGPKKTVGRSKKDA
- the rpsK gene encoding 30S ribosomal protein S11, which codes for MAKAVRSKKRKIKKNVERGQVHIQSSFNNTIVTITDNAGNALSWASAGEMGFRGSKKSTPFAAQMASEQAAKLAMEHGLRSVEVNVKGPGSGREAAIRALQAAGLEITVIRDVTPIPHNGCRPPKRRRV
- the rpsD gene encoding 30S ribosomal protein S4 translates to MARYTEASCRQCRREGMKLYLKGERCYSKDKCAFDKRPTPPGGAGKRRAKLSEYGMQLREKQKVKRIYGVLEKQFRHYFDVAEKQQGITGDNLLFLLEQRLDNVVYRLGLASSRKEARQLVLHGHFTVNGKRVNVPSYEVKVGDEIAVADGSKKSSKFKDIIEATENRAIVQWLTVDFDKMTGKVVSKPTREDIDIEIAEHLIVELYSK
- a CDS encoding DNA-directed RNA polymerase subunit alpha — protein: MIEFEKPIIKNVDRSEDNTYGKYTVEPLERGYGTTLGNSLRRIMLSSLPGVAITSVKINDVRHEFSTIEGIREDVIEILLNLKGLCAKMYTDEPQIIRIEAKGEGEVTAKDIICGPEVEIINPDMHICTMANDAVLNMEMKLERGRGYRPSEKNKYDGMPIGTLPMDSIFSPIRKVIFRVEDTRVGQVTDFDKLTLEVWTDGTMTPEEALSLSAKVMNDHLKLFIDLTEEAEHVETMVEREENEKERIKEMSIEELELSVRSSNCLRRANIDTVEKLTQKTEEDMMKVRNLGRKSLNEIKRKLAEMGLSLSQEDKTKE
- the rplQ gene encoding 50S ribosomal protein L17, giving the protein MAGYRKLGRTSAQRKAMLRNLTTALLEQGRIQTTLTRAKEVRRMAEKMVTLGKRGDLHARRQALAYITSEDVVTQLFEEIAPKYADRNGGYTRIYKMGPRRGDAAEVAIIEMV
- a CDS encoding energy-coupling factor transporter ATPase, coding for MNEQTAYIKDVNNQRPSDQPIIRVENLSYAYPVEDENQTPKQALKDINLTVNPGEFVGIIGHNGSGKSTLSKILNGIIVPDSGDAWIEGMNTKDAEKIWDIRKTAGMVFQNPDNQLVSSVVETDVAFGMENLGVPSDQIKEKVTEVLEMVGMSDYRKARPHQLSGGQKQRIAIAGILAMNPDCIIFDEPTAMLDPNGRAEVMKTILDLNRSHGMTVLHITHYMSELVDADRIVVMDSGRIVAVGTPRQIFSKVAMLKQIGLDVPQMTELAYLLREDGYDLPQDILTIREMVEALCH
- a CDS encoding energy-coupling factor transporter ATPase; the encoded protein is MSLKIEHLDHIYAAGSPFEFQALKDINVELEDGCFIALIGHTGSGKSTLIQHLNGLIEPTSGTVYLNGKDIFDQSKEELIQTRFSVGLVFQYPEHQLFEETVAKDVAFGPKNLKLSADEIHERVKWAIEMVGLDYEKIKDVSPFELSGGQMRRVAIAGVLAMRPEVLILDEPTAGLDPHGRDMILGQIQKLHDATHNTVILVSHSMEDVGRYADRILVMYHGKAVYYDTPTQVFRHVDELEKMGLAVPQVKYLMRELKKRNPEINDDLFTVEDARDEIERVLGRGHHV
- a CDS encoding energy-coupling factor transporter transmembrane component T family protein translates to MFKDITLGQYYPTDSVIHRLDPRTKINFTFAYIILLFVVNNPVGYLIAIGILALVIALSKIPFVYVVRGLKPLIFIVVLTFVLNMFMTPGQVLWQWKFLHISRQGLKLSIFMSLRLILLVTGTSIMTLATSPMDLTDGMEADMSVIPGIKRFAHDLAMMMSIALRFIPTLMEETDKIIKAQKARGADFETGNLIERAKALIPILVPLFVSAFRRADELATAMEARCYRGGAGRTRMYVLAYEKRDTVAYLVLAATAAAMILSRFIQYPWPFPFN
- the truA gene encoding tRNA pseudouridine(38-40) synthase TruA — its product is MKNIALVIAYRGGAFAGWQIQKNAQTVEGNLKKAIREVTGEDVVVYGAGRTDAGVHARGQRANFKTASAIPADRFAFALNAHLPEAVRVMQSFEVPMAFHSRYDAKGKCYTYRVYRGRIADPLMADYSWQYGYALDVDKIRKAARAVIGTHDFKSFQAAGSSAKTSVRRVDRIEVKESGPMLILHYYGNGFLYNMVRILTGTLLAIGSGKLPEDSMPAIIAAKSRKAAGVTAPAKGLELTRVYY
- the rplM gene encoding 50S ribosomal protein L13 — translated: MKAYATKMAKSQDIDRKWYVVDATDKVLGRLAAEVANVLRGKNKPCYTPHADCGDFVIIVNADKIRLTGKKLDQKLYKTYSGHPGGLKELAYRQFLAEKPAQLVYKAVRGMVPHNKLGDQVMTKLRVYAGPDHPHAAQQPETLAL
- the rpsI gene encoding 30S ribosomal protein S9 — protein: MAKVQYFGTGRRKESVARVRLLPGDGKFTINGRDIDDYFGLETLKMIARQPLALTNTTDSFDVVVNVYGGGFNGQAGAIRHGIARALVEADINLRPELKKAGFLTRDDRMVERKKYGLKKARRAPQFSKR
- the typA gene encoding translational GTPase TypA translates to MKQENPIINIAVIAHVDAGKSTLVDAFLAQSHVFRDNQKVVDCVMDSNDLERERGITIYSKNCSIMHNGIKINIVDTPGHADFSSEVERILKTVDTVILLVDASEGPMPQTRFVLNKSLEQGLRPILFINKIDKKDQRAEEVVDEVFDLFVELHANDEQLDFPILYGIAKEGIAKYELDDDSTDLTPLFDTIIKHVGIQEDYSLEPLQMQISTLAYDDYIGRLGIGRVSRGTIHEGDQLEVAKRDGSFEKVKVNQVFVYKGLSRVPVKSAPAGDIAVVSGIPDISIGETIGEINQVQPMEMIEIEKPTLSMNFFVNTSPFAGQEGEFITTRHLKARLEKELEVNVGMEVEPLPDTTEGFKVSGRGELHLSILIENMRREGYELAVSKPEVIFRTDESGHKTEPIEEVVVNVPDAYSGTVIAKLNQRKGMMTEMSSEEGWTDMTFEVPTRGLLGYQSEFINDTHGEGTLVRRFDHFERYKGDIPGRQNGVLVSGVNGETMAYSLFNLSDRGTLLVTPGTKVYEGMIIGINNRSDDMVVNPIKNKKLTNTRASGSDEALKLIEPKVFSLEEALEFIEDDELVEVTPKNIRLRKKILSELDRRRARRGGKN